A part of Lactobacillus sp. ESL0700 genomic DNA contains:
- a CDS encoding DUF956 family protein: MVKSSNTKVTLTINATWFRGIATYGKVMVGDKAFEFYNDRNLNDYVQIPWAEITYVVADVHFHGRYIPRFEIRTRKNGTFIFSTRDNKKALRAIRNYVPSSNLRQALGLWQKLKRRLKS, translated from the coding sequence ATGGTTAAGTCAAGCAATACCAAAGTCACTTTGACAATTAATGCTACGTGGTTTCGCGGCATTGCAACCTATGGCAAAGTGATGGTGGGCGATAAGGCATTTGAATTTTATAATGATCGAAATTTGAATGATTACGTGCAAATTCCGTGGGCAGAGATTACTTATGTGGTTGCTGATGTCCATTTTCATGGCCGCTATATTCCGCGGTTTGAAATTCGCACACGTAAGAATGGCACGTTTATCTTTTCAACTCGTGATAATAAAAAAGCATTGCGGGCAATTCGCAATTATGTGCCAAGCAGCAATTTGCGGCAAGCGTTAGGTTTGTGGCAAAAGCTGAAACGGCGGCTTAAATCATAA
- a CDS encoding amino acid permease — protein sequence MDKKDSTEYERSLTNTHIQLIALGGTIGTGLFLGVGNSIQKSGPSVILIYLIVGIFLFFLMRALGELIISDLSKHTYIEFIEKYLGKDTGFITGYLYWICLITLAMAEMTALGIYFQYWFPHLPTWVPGLITIAVLLGINMLSARLFGNLEFSFAIIKIVTVIAFVILVAYLMITGKSTTYGPVSFNNLFNNGGFFAKGGVGFLSGFQMVIFSFVGIELLGFTASEAQNPKKTISKAINEVPTRIILFYVLAIVAILVVIPWNKVSTSSSPFVQTLAATGIHDAGSLINFVVISAAISSTNSVLYSAGRLLFSITFNGKGKWNHTFGHLHRQLPQNGLILSACLIELAPLLIVMIGNDAFTFISSTTTSMFLIIWCIMLLSHVAYRKVTPEDQLTSFKMPGFPFFDYATLLFFILMIILLLVLPENRIAMIAALAIFIILYAIAKLWRKEKAE from the coding sequence ATGGACAAAAAAGATTCTACTGAGTATGAGCGATCGCTAACCAATACTCACATTCAATTAATTGCATTAGGTGGAACTATCGGAACTGGACTTTTCCTTGGTGTTGGCAACAGTATTCAAAAGTCTGGTCCGAGTGTTATCCTTATTTACCTAATCGTCGGTATTTTTCTCTTTTTCCTTATGCGCGCATTGGGAGAATTGATTATTTCCGACCTCAGTAAGCACACGTATATCGAATTTATTGAAAAATACTTGGGTAAGGACACCGGTTTTATCACCGGTTACCTCTACTGGATATGTTTAATCACCCTTGCTATGGCGGAAATGACCGCGTTAGGAATTTATTTCCAATACTGGTTCCCCCATTTGCCAACTTGGGTTCCGGGGCTGATTACCATCGCCGTTTTATTAGGCATTAACATGCTATCCGCCAGATTGTTTGGTAATTTGGAGTTCAGCTTTGCCATTATTAAAATTGTAACGGTCATCGCCTTTGTTATCCTAGTTGCCTACTTAATGATTACCGGTAAAAGCACCACTTATGGTCCTGTCAGTTTTAACAACCTGTTCAACAATGGCGGGTTCTTTGCCAAAGGTGGCGTTGGCTTCCTGTCAGGGTTTCAAATGGTTATCTTTAGTTTTGTTGGGATTGAATTACTCGGCTTTACCGCTTCTGAAGCCCAAAATCCTAAGAAAACGATCAGTAAGGCAATCAATGAAGTACCAACGAGAATTATCTTATTTTACGTTTTGGCAATTGTGGCCATTTTAGTTGTTATTCCTTGGAACAAGGTTTCAACTAGCTCTAGTCCGTTCGTTCAAACTCTAGCTGCAACGGGAATTCACGACGCTGGTTCACTCATCAACTTCGTCGTTATCTCCGCCGCTATTTCTTCAACCAACAGTGTTCTCTATAGTGCCGGACGGCTGTTATTTTCGATTACCTTTAACGGTAAGGGCAAGTGGAACCACACCTTTGGTCACTTACACCGGCAACTGCCGCAAAATGGTTTAATCCTATCCGCCTGCCTAATCGAGCTCGCACCACTGCTAATCGTAATGATCGGTAACGACGCGTTTACCTTTATCTCATCGACAACTACCAGTATGTTCCTAATCATCTGGTGCATTATGTTACTCTCGCACGTTGCATACAGAAAGGTGACGCCAGAAGATCAATTAACTAGCTTTAAGATGCCTGGCTTCCCATTCTTTGATTATGCGACTTTACTATTCTTCATCTTAATGATTATTCTGCTGCTGGTTTTACCAGAAAACAGAATTGCAATGATTGCCGCGTTAGCAATCTTTATCATCCTTTATGCAATTGCAAAACTTTGGCGTAAAGAAAAAGCTGAATAA
- a CDS encoding amino acid permease produces MTTEDPKTNSGYKRTLTNAHIQLIALGGTIGTGLFLGVGNSIHEAGPSVILIYIIVGIFLYFLMRALGELVLSDLHKHTYIEFIEKYLGKNIGFITGYLYWISWISLGMAEMTALGIYFQYWFPHLPTWIPGLITIVVLLFINLLSARLFGNLEFSFAIIKIITIIAFVLLIAYLLVTGGRTSYGPVSFNNLTQNGGLFATGATGFFGGFQMVIFSFVGVELIGLTASEAQNPKVTIKKAINELPLRIILFYVMAILAILLVIPWTKIATDSSPFVQALGATGIRNAGSIINFVVISAAVSSTNSFLYSSGRLIFSVTYGGKGKWNQTFGHLRRQLPQNGLILSACLMGLAPLVIILIGNQAFNFISSTSTSMFLIIWCLMILTHLSYRRQTQISKLTNFQMPLYPWLDYLTLIFFGLMIILLLSLPANRMAMISAILIFVILWAVSKVWHQERAI; encoded by the coding sequence ATGACAACAGAAGACCCAAAGACCAATTCAGGCTATAAGCGCACACTAACCAACGCGCATATCCAGTTAATCGCGCTCGGCGGCACGATTGGCACCGGTCTTTTCTTGGGCGTAGGTAACAGCATTCATGAAGCTGGACCAAGCGTGATTTTAATTTATATCATTGTCGGCATTTTTCTTTACTTTTTGATGCGGGCTCTGGGCGAGTTGGTCCTTTCCGATTTGCACAAGCACACTTATATTGAATTTATCGAAAAATATTTAGGTAAGAATATCGGTTTTATTACCGGTTACTTGTACTGGATTAGCTGGATAAGTCTAGGCATGGCAGAGATGACAGCTCTTGGAATTTACTTCCAATACTGGTTTCCCCACCTGCCGACTTGGATTCCTGGGTTAATTACAATCGTTGTTTTACTATTTATTAACCTGCTATCAGCACGATTATTTGGTAATTTGGAATTTAGTTTTGCCATTATCAAAATTATTACGATTATCGCCTTTGTCTTGCTGATTGCCTACCTTTTAGTTACTGGGGGACGTACAAGTTATGGCCCCGTTAGCTTTAACAATTTAACCCAAAACGGCGGTCTGTTTGCTACAGGGGCTACTGGATTTTTTGGCGGTTTTCAAATGGTAATTTTTAGTTTTGTCGGCGTTGAGCTAATCGGCTTAACTGCATCGGAAGCGCAAAATCCTAAAGTTACTATTAAAAAGGCCATTAATGAATTGCCACTACGGATTATTTTGTTTTATGTCATGGCAATTTTAGCAATTCTGCTGGTAATTCCGTGGACTAAAATTGCAACTGATTCTAGTCCCTTTGTTCAGGCATTAGGAGCTACTGGTATTCGTAATGCTGGTTCAATTATCAACTTCGTTGTAATTTCTGCCGCTGTTTCCTCAACCAATAGTTTCCTATATAGTTCTGGTCGGTTAATCTTCTCGGTTACATATGGCGGCAAGGGAAAATGGAATCAAACTTTTGGCCATTTACGACGCCAATTACCACAAAACGGCTTGATTTTATCAGCCTGCTTAATGGGATTGGCCCCGCTAGTGATTATTCTGATTGGTAACCAAGCGTTTAATTTCATCTCATCAACTTCAACCAGTATGTTTTTAATTATTTGGTGCCTGATGATTTTAACCCACTTGTCTTACCGCAGACAGACACAAATAAGCAAGTTAACCAACTTCCAAATGCCACTATATCCGTGGTTAGACTATCTAACACTAATCTTTTTTGGCTTAATGATTATTTTATTACTGTCATTACCGGCTAACCGCATGGCAATGATTAGTGCCATTCTGATTTTTGTCATTTTATGGGCTGTCAGCAAAGTTTGGCACCAAGAGCGGGCGATCTAG
- a CDS encoding GNAT family protein: protein MFTFDRFTVNDLKIELVLPELDQAPAILDLIAKDREELGRWLPWAETTKTVDDEANFIEMVREQMANYQMLALVIMVNGQVAGMLDLHNISRKDQCGEIGYWLGSAFQGQGIMTVAVKRLVKLAFTKMDFHRIDLMADHENKPSRAVAKHAGLEHVALLRAKVKYHGEFRDMDLYTIINEAN from the coding sequence ATGTTTACTTTTGATCGCTTTACAGTTAACGATTTGAAAATTGAATTAGTCTTGCCGGAATTAGACCAGGCACCGGCAATATTAGATTTAATTGCTAAAGACCGAGAAGAGCTCGGTCGCTGGCTGCCGTGGGCAGAAACGACTAAAACCGTTGATGATGAAGCTAACTTTATTGAAATGGTGCGCGAGCAAATGGCTAATTATCAAATGTTAGCATTAGTAATAATGGTAAATGGCCAAGTTGCAGGGATGCTTGACTTGCATAATATTAGTCGTAAAGATCAGTGCGGCGAAATCGGCTATTGGCTAGGTAGTGCATTTCAAGGTCAGGGAATTATGACGGTCGCCGTTAAACGATTGGTTAAATTAGCTTTTACAAAAATGGATTTCCATCGCATCGACTTAATGGCAGATCATGAAAACAAGCCAAGTCGCGCAGTGGCTAAGCATGCGGGACTAGAACACGTGGCCTTACTTCGGGCTAAGGTTAAATATCATGGTGAATTTCGCGATATGGATCTTTATACGATTATTAATGAGGCAAACTAA
- the galE gene encoding UDP-glucose 4-epimerase GalE, with translation MRVLVVGGAGYIGSIAVKKLIENGNDVVVLDALYTGHQKAVDPQAKFYQGDIENKFLVSQILRNEKIDAVMHFAAYSLVPESVKKPLKYYDNNVAGMISLLEAMNDVGVKYLVFSSSAATYGIPKKLPITEDSPLDPINPYGDTKVMMEKIMHWADKADGIKSIALRYFNVAGAASDGSIGEDHAPETHLIPNILKSALSGDGKFTIFGNDYDTKDGTNVRDYVQIEDLIDAHLLALDYLMKTKKSDVFNLGTAHGYSNLEILAAARKVTGIDIPYTMGPRRGGDPDSLVADSTKARTILHWQPKHESAEEVMTSAWKWHQSHPNGYEDK, from the coding sequence ATGCGCGTTTTAGTTGTTGGCGGCGCGGGCTACATCGGCTCAATTGCTGTTAAAAAGTTGATTGAAAACGGCAATGATGTTGTTGTACTCGATGCTTTATACACCGGTCATCAAAAGGCTGTCGATCCGCAAGCCAAATTTTATCAAGGCGATATTGAAAACAAGTTTTTAGTTAGCCAAATTTTACGAAATGAAAAAATTGATGCTGTAATGCACTTTGCAGCCTACTCATTAGTGCCTGAATCTGTTAAAAAGCCGTTGAAATATTACGACAACAATGTCGCTGGCATGATTTCACTGCTTGAAGCAATGAATGACGTCGGCGTTAAATATCTGGTCTTCTCATCAAGTGCCGCAACTTACGGCATCCCTAAGAAACTTCCGATTACCGAGGACTCTCCACTTGATCCGATTAACCCTTATGGTGACACTAAGGTCATGATGGAAAAGATTATGCACTGGGCTGACAAGGCTGATGGCATTAAGTCAATCGCTTTGCGCTACTTCAACGTTGCTGGTGCTGCCAGCGATGGTTCAATTGGCGAAGATCATGCTCCTGAAACTCACCTGATTCCAAATATTTTAAAGAGTGCACTTTCTGGTGACGGTAAATTTACTATTTTTGGCAATGATTATGATACCAAAGATGGCACTAACGTCCGCGATTATGTTCAAATTGAGGACTTAATTGACGCACACTTATTGGCATTAGATTATTTAATGAAAACCAAGAAATCCGATGTCTTCAACTTAGGTACTGCTCACGGCTACTCCAATTTGGAAATTTTAGCTGCAGCTCGCAAAGTAACGGGTATCGACATCCCTTATACTATGGGACCAAGACGTGGCGGCGATCCTGACTCACTCGTAGCCGACTCCACCAAGGCAAGAACAATCCTGCATTGGCAGCCAAAGCATGAAAGTGCCGAAGAAGTCATGACTAGCGCATGGAAGTGGCACCAATCACATCCAAATGGTTACGAAGATAAATAA
- a CDS encoding NADPH-dependent oxidoreductase codes for MIHNSTIDSQINHRSIRKFKDQTLSAEQLQTLYTVFQHTATSMFMQNATLLHITDEAKRAKIRELCNQNYVGAEGDLFIFVVDLYRNQQIRQQLGKDDGRVHMSDLFMQGMDDTLLAWQNVANAVESMGLGYVPLGTINDHPLAMLEALDLPQLTFAALGMQVGVPDQEPQLKPRLPLQFTTFENDYPRDFKVSELADYDQLVTTYYDLRDSNRRIDSFTKQITGAKLDSRKIDRDQLPELLHKQGLCLDWQ; via the coding sequence ATGATACATAATTCAACAATTGATAGTCAAATTAATCACCGCTCAATCCGGAAGTTTAAGGACCAAACATTGAGCGCAGAACAACTGCAAACGTTGTACACCGTGTTTCAACATACCGCGACCAGCATGTTCATGCAGAACGCAACGTTGCTGCATATAACTGATGAAGCCAAAAGAGCCAAAATTCGAGAATTGTGCAACCAAAATTATGTGGGTGCTGAAGGGGACTTGTTCATCTTCGTCGTGGACTTATACCGGAACCAGCAGATTCGGCAGCAGCTGGGCAAGGATGATGGCCGGGTGCATATGAGTGACCTGTTTATGCAGGGGATGGACGACACGCTATTGGCATGGCAAAACGTGGCTAATGCTGTGGAAAGTATGGGCTTAGGTTATGTGCCGCTGGGAACGATTAATGATCATCCGCTAGCAATGCTTGAGGCATTGGACTTGCCCCAATTAACGTTTGCGGCTTTGGGGATGCAAGTTGGTGTGCCTGATCAAGAACCGCAATTAAAGCCGCGGCTGCCACTGCAATTTACCACGTTTGAAAATGATTATCCACGTGACTTTAAGGTCAGTGAATTGGCAGATTACGATCAATTGGTAACAACTTACTATGATTTGCGCGATTCTAACCGTCGAATTGATTCTTTCACTAAGCAGATTACCGGTGCTAAGCTCGACAGCCGGAAGATTGACCGCGATCAATTGCCGGAGTTACTGCACAAGCAGGGACTGTGCCTTGATTGGCAGTAA
- a CDS encoding cell division protein FtsK, with translation MNKQELEQYLLQSLDMGLSPIIKDESSYNNSFDCKVLDDGFLFLPRLPSGYLVDDNLYEKIFIIANAALYPRFTLLKQNSAYFVPMDTDDIHTQRALFFPWKKGISKRLIIPNLAQFTQSLRGYRIPVMKNLSIDYDQVTSIALSGASGAGKTYLLIYLLSVLKKMSKLIVVDPKFDSPSRWAKDNDVLSIYPRANRSKSDLVSQVNDQLSRCLKEIETRQTLKFSDPTRDFDHLTIAIDETLSLTEGVNRTIKNSFFSLLSQIALMGRATRVHLLLVSQRFDFNTIPVSVREQLNVLIQIGNINSKTTQFLFPDLDPSGIVIPTGKGTGLIQVIDSEHPYQVLPLLCPTYYSKKV, from the coding sequence ATGAATAAGCAAGAATTGGAGCAGTACCTGCTTCAAAGTTTAGACATGGGGCTTAGCCCTATCATTAAAGACGAATCAAGTTACAACAATAGCTTTGATTGCAAAGTGTTAGATGATGGTTTCTTATTCTTACCAAGATTGCCTTCGGGCTATCTTGTTGATGACAATCTGTACGAGAAGATATTTATCATTGCTAACGCTGCACTGTATCCACGTTTTACATTGTTAAAGCAAAATTCTGCTTACTTCGTGCCGATGGATACAGATGATATCCATACGCAACGCGCATTATTCTTCCCGTGGAAGAAAGGAATTTCTAAAAGGTTGATTATTCCTAATCTAGCCCAATTCACGCAAAGTTTGCGTGGATATAGGATACCAGTTATGAAGAACTTATCGATTGATTACGATCAAGTAACTTCGATAGCGCTTTCAGGAGCGAGTGGAGCCGGTAAGACATACCTACTAATTTACTTGCTTAGTGTTTTGAAAAAGATGTCCAAGTTAATAGTTGTAGATCCAAAATTTGATTCGCCAAGTCGGTGGGCTAAGGATAATGATGTCTTGTCCATCTATCCAAGGGCTAATAGATCAAAGTCCGACTTGGTATCTCAAGTCAATGATCAATTAAGCCGTTGTCTAAAAGAGATAGAAACACGGCAAACGCTTAAGTTTAGTGATCCTACAAGGGATTTCGATCATTTAACGATTGCAATTGACGAAACCCTGAGTCTTACAGAGGGGGTTAATAGGACGATAAAGAATTCCTTCTTCTCACTGCTGTCTCAAATTGCTTTAATGGGTCGCGCTACGCGGGTTCACTTGTTGTTAGTTAGCCAAAGATTTGATTTCAACACCATACCAGTTTCTGTTAGGGAGCAGCTAAACGTCTTAATTCAAATCGGTAACATTAATAGTAAAACGACACAATTTTTGTTTCCGGATCTGGACCCCTCAGGCATCGTGATTCCCACCGGAAAAGGCACGGGCTTAATTCAGGTTATTGATAGTGAACACCCATATCAAGTGTTACCACTACTTTGCCCAACATATTATAGTAAGAAAGTGTGA
- a CDS encoding GNAT family N-acetyltransferase, giving the protein MEYKLDFYQDVSNYQTILTSFCSGEKSVDKFFNSKVDDLNEICNVFIFHEDDKCIGCCSLQNDTCQIANSYRKQHNVKVKNLHEYPAITLTYFGINQQYQHHGYGTEMMFALFQKLYDARNSLGAYLILDVESLNDVVPFYESFGFQQINKPNFEPTTFLGITVADMETFINEYKR; this is encoded by the coding sequence ATGGAATATAAATTAGATTTCTATCAAGATGTAAGTAATTATCAAACGATACTTACATCTTTTTGTTCAGGTGAAAAATCTGTTGATAAATTTTTCAACAGTAAAGTTGATGATTTAAACGAAATTTGCAATGTTTTTATTTTTCATGAAGATGACAAATGTATTGGCTGCTGTTCTTTACAAAACGACACCTGTCAAATAGCTAATAGTTATCGTAAACAGCATAATGTTAAAGTTAAAAATTTACATGAATATCCAGCAATTACTTTAACTTATTTTGGCATTAACCAACAATATCAACATCACGGCTATGGTACAGAAATGATGTTCGCCCTCTTTCAAAAACTTTATGATGCTCGTAATTCATTAGGTGCTTATTTAATTCTTGATGTAGAATCGCTCAATGATGTTGTTCCTTTTTATGAAAGTTTTGGCTTTCAACAAATTAATAAGCCAAATTTTGAACCAACAACCTTTTTAGGTATAACCGTTGCAGATATGGAAACATTTATCAATGAATATAAACGTTAA
- a CDS encoding DUF975 family protein, with the protein MTAILWFVAWMLTIIGGSESHKIFLVITEFISGYFMLSAMITFANLMDGYKDEAFPSAFAVVRNGNWAPQLKTYVMQYIFTTLWTLLLIVPGIIKSYSYALAPYIVNDLVKSDREDEVSWTSAISESKELMQGHKMELFMLNLSFIGWYLLIVITFGLAALWAAPYIQTTKANFYRQIADGAYE; encoded by the coding sequence GTGACAGCAATCTTATGGTTTGTTGCATGGATGTTAACAATTATTGGTGGCAGTGAATCGCATAAGATTTTTTTAGTAATTACTGAGTTTATTTCGGGGTATTTCATGCTGAGTGCGATGATTACCTTTGCTAATCTGATGGATGGGTACAAGGACGAAGCCTTTCCGTCAGCGTTTGCAGTTGTGCGTAATGGTAATTGGGCACCGCAACTGAAAACATACGTGATGCAGTATATTTTTACAACTTTGTGGACGCTACTCTTAATTGTGCCAGGGATTATTAAAAGTTATTCCTATGCCTTAGCGCCGTATATCGTGAATGACTTAGTGAAAAGTGACCGTGAAGATGAAGTTAGTTGGACCTCGGCCATTAGCGAAAGTAAGGAACTGATGCAGGGACATAAGATGGAACTGTTTATGCTGAATTTGAGCTTTATCGGGTGGTATCTGTTAATCGTGATCACCTTTGGTTTAGCAGCGCTATGGGCTGCGCCTTACATTCAAACGACAAAGGCTAACTTCTACCGGCAAATTGCAGACGGTGCCTACGAATAA
- a CDS encoding replication protein: MTKQLYKQRSTKWAFLIYKDSAPENYLEELEHMHVPFVLSPWHDKDVNSKTGEIKKAHKHGALYFDTLKSYPQVSELISSKLNGPAHVEPVMSPKGMYDYFTHADNPEKTPYDVKDIESGAGFDLDTFLMEQDKEAFNASVIDVIEKNDFTKFNQLVLYARYNDPKLLNFVIKRAYFVSRYLESRHFAVVDKHKEAKADESSKR, from the coding sequence ATGACAAAACAATTATACAAGCAGCGTTCCACAAAATGGGCATTCTTAATTTACAAAGACAGTGCACCGGAGAATTATTTAGAAGAACTTGAACATATGCATGTTCCGTTTGTATTAAGTCCGTGGCATGACAAGGATGTTAATTCGAAAACTGGCGAAATAAAGAAAGCACACAAACATGGTGCATTATACTTTGACACGCTAAAAAGCTATCCTCAGGTTTCAGAATTGATCAGTAGCAAATTGAATGGACCAGCACACGTGGAACCTGTAATGTCACCTAAAGGCATGTATGATTATTTCACGCATGCGGATAATCCTGAAAAAACACCCTATGATGTTAAAGATATTGAAAGTGGTGCAGGATTTGATTTAGATACATTCTTGATGGAACAAGATAAGGAGGCATTCAATGCTAGCGTGATTGATGTGATTGAAAAAAATGATTTTACTAAATTTAATCAATTAGTACTTTATGCCCGATACAATGATCCTAAACTGCTTAATTTTGTTATTAAGCGCGCTTATTTTGTTTCTAGATATTTGGAATCAAGACATTTTGCTGTAGTTGATAAGCATAAGGAGGCTAAAGCTGATGAAAGTTCTAAACGGTAG
- a CDS encoding tyrosine-type recombinase/integrase — MIKKINSGKHVGKWLVRIQPREKSTGKRIAWPAQYADSKRQAVLTENQMWADYEGGVDINIGKAVFADEFQKYVNKRSKTISPVTLKTWQDSANAFQKYFGKTKINQVTTEMVEDYAHDYVDKHNVIVSNSSNIAKRLVQMRNFFKSLEGKVISENPVPEKALKLFFRQSDFSIRQEWYIFTPDELAQIRNLIITDLKENDFVPNWTGRLAILIESYTGMRIGELQALKFKDIVHKDGVWTFKINDSWSDYIKGFNGSLKARPKGYSRTLVPVPDKVIKLLQMFQDKQNEYLQQYNCENSLDLVLLNLHNFDGKNAPITQHGINDMLKQICSRLGIKSNHKRLSAYSFRHTMCTNLANTPNMSYPWAAERMGHSLQMFMKTYVGIDPDMDKQMSILWTEKMAPNLAQK, encoded by the coding sequence ATGATTAAAAAGATTAATTCTGGTAAACATGTAGGTAAGTGGCTAGTAAGAATTCAACCAAGAGAAAAAAGTACTGGTAAAAGAATAGCTTGGCCAGCTCAATATGCAGACAGTAAAAGGCAAGCTGTCCTGACTGAAAATCAAATGTGGGCTGATTATGAAGGTGGCGTAGATATAAATATTGGTAAAGCTGTTTTTGCTGATGAGTTTCAAAAATATGTTAATAAACGTTCAAAAACGATTAGTCCAGTAACATTAAAAACTTGGCAGGATTCCGCGAATGCTTTTCAAAAATATTTTGGTAAAACTAAAATAAATCAGGTTACTACTGAAATGGTGGAAGATTACGCTCATGATTATGTTGATAAACATAACGTGATTGTAAGTAATTCTTCAAATATTGCGAAACGACTAGTGCAAATGCGTAACTTTTTTAAATCATTGGAAGGTAAGGTAATTAGTGAGAATCCAGTTCCTGAAAAAGCTTTAAAATTATTTTTTAGGCAAAGTGATTTTTCAATTAGGCAAGAATGGTATATCTTTACGCCTGATGAATTAGCGCAGATTAGGAATTTAATTATTACTGATTTGAAGGAAAATGATTTCGTTCCTAATTGGACAGGTCGATTAGCTATTTTAATTGAAAGCTACACTGGTATGCGAATTGGTGAATTACAAGCCTTAAAATTTAAAGATATTGTTCATAAAGATGGCGTTTGGACGTTTAAGATTAACGATTCTTGGTCTGATTATATTAAAGGCTTTAATGGGTCTTTAAAAGCTCGTCCTAAAGGCTATTCAAGGACGCTTGTACCTGTACCTGATAAAGTAATTAAGCTTTTACAGATGTTTCAGGACAAGCAAAATGAATATTTACAACAATATAATTGCGAAAATTCATTAGATTTGGTTTTGTTAAACCTACATAATTTTGATGGTAAAAATGCACCAATTACGCAACATGGTATAAATGATATGTTGAAGCAAATTTGCAGTAGGTTAGGTATTAAGTCTAATCATAAACGGTTAAGTGCATATTCATTTAGACATACAATGTGTACTAATTTAGCTAATACTCCGAATATGTCTTATCCTTGGGCTGCTGAAAGAATGGGTCATTCACTGCAAATGTTTATGAAAACGTATGTGGGAATTGATCCTGATATGGATAAGCAAATGAGTATCTTATGGACTGAAAAAATGGCACCTAATTTGGCACAAAAATAA
- the gap gene encoding type I glyceraldehyde-3-phosphate dehydrogenase → MSIKIGINGFGRIGRLAFRRIFELNDPEIEVVAINDLTDPDMIAYLLKHDTIHGDFPAEVQADDSGIIVNDKHYTVYAEKDAEKIPWVANDNVDLVLESTGFYTSKEKASAHLKAGVKKVLISAPAGKIPTAVYGINENTLTSSDRIISPGSCTTQSVALLAKPMNDHFGIKAGSLTTIHAYTASQNLTDGPRGKNKRANRSATENIIPHSSGAAKAIGLVIPELDGKLTGKAQRVPVRDGSLTELALVLNKSVTTTEINEVFKAITQNNETFGYDDTGIVSSDIINDTHGAIFDPTMTEVINIGDGSCLAKVHAWYDNEFGFTCNMIRLLNYYAKL, encoded by the coding sequence ATGTCAATTAAAATTGGTATCAATGGCTTTGGTCGAATTGGTCGCTTAGCATTTCGGAGAATTTTTGAATTAAATGATCCTGAAATTGAAGTCGTGGCAATCAATGACTTAACTGATCCGGACATGATCGCCTATTTATTAAAGCACGATACAATTCACGGTGATTTTCCAGCGGAAGTACAAGCTGATGATTCAGGAATTATTGTTAATGATAAGCATTATACAGTATATGCCGAAAAAGATGCTGAAAAAATTCCTTGGGTTGCCAATGATAATGTTGATCTAGTTCTTGAATCAACAGGTTTTTATACAAGCAAGGAAAAGGCTAGCGCTCATCTTAAAGCGGGTGTTAAAAAAGTTTTAATTTCTGCTCCTGCAGGTAAAATTCCAACCGCAGTTTATGGTATTAACGAAAATACCTTAACCAGTTCAGATCGTATTATTTCACCAGGATCATGTACAACACAATCGGTAGCATTACTTGCTAAACCAATGAATGATCATTTTGGTATTAAAGCTGGAAGTCTCACCACAATCCATGCTTATACAGCTTCACAAAATTTAACCGATGGTCCTCGAGGCAAAAATAAGCGTGCCAATCGTTCTGCTACTGAAAATATCATTCCCCACTCTAGTGGCGCTGCTAAGGCAATCGGTCTTGTTATTCCTGAACTTGACGGCAAACTAACAGGAAAAGCTCAACGAGTACCTGTTCGTGACGGCTCACTAACTGAACTTGCTCTTGTTCTTAATAAATCTGTTACCACGACAGAAATTAATGAAGTCTTTAAAGCAATTACCCAAAATAATGAAACTTTTGGCTACGACGATACCGGTATTGTTTCATCAGACATAATTAACGATACTCACGGTGCAATTTTTGATCCTACAATGACTGAAGTAATTAATATTGGTGATGGTTCTTGTCTTGCAAAAGTTCATGCTTGGTATGACAACGAGTTTGGTTTTACTTGTAATATGATACGACTATTGAATTACTACGCCAAATTATAA